The Astyanax mexicanus isolate ESR-SI-001 chromosome 21, AstMex3_surface, whole genome shotgun sequence genome contains the following window.
ggtcatgcagcttgccatcatctgctggacccctgagagagcacaattggcctttctcactccaaagggtgatgtagccCAGCCAGTGTCGGCCAATTGTAGTAGCCGGACCATAGattggtccttttccagcatacaataaatgtCAGCAAGCATCGGTTTGAAATGTCTAGACATCTGcagatgatttaaaaaatatatataaataaagcagtTATTGGTCTTTACTGGTATTATTTCAATATCATTGTTCATCCCTACTAATTTCAATGCACTGTTCACTGCATCTCTTACTGATATTAACTACAAAGTTTTCTCAGACGTTTGCAGGTATAGACATTCACTGTATGCATACAGGGCATTGTTTGTATCTATATTAGAATTGTGTTTAATTAACAGAGACGTTGACTATATTGACCAGCTCAGATAGAtcgattgacagacagacagattatactttattgatcccggtGGAAATAGCATTACAGTAGCAATACAGTTAagcataaatgtaaatatattgagTAGAAGATTAGAAGATTAGCATTTTGCAAAAAATATTCTAACATAAAGCTGCTTTTGAAGAACCGTGGAATAAATGTGGTGCCAGACTTACTAACACACtagatgtttttgttttacttttgctTTGCAGAATGGCTGGTCGTCGTGCTGCCCTGAAGGCCATTGATTGGCTAGCATTCGCTGAACGTGTCCCACCAAACCAGAAGGGCATGTTCAACTCCCTGAAGACAAGGAGTGATGGAATCTCTGCCAAGTATGATAAATGTTGATCATGCATCAGTGCAGAAATATGTACATTTATAATCCATCCTTTAACTCACACTTGGGATCACCATTATACCAAGGAATAccatacatttttttacagttactGTTATTTTTGCAGGTTAGCTTCTCTGCCTGAAACTCCTGCTCCCATTGATTGGGCCTACTACAGGAGTGTGGTGGCCAAAGCAGGCATGGTGGATGAGTTTGAGAAGAAGGTGAGATTTACTGCTGAGTAAAATGCACTAATGGTTCCAGTAAGTTTTGAGCTTGGAAGGTTTGCCTAGATTCATTATCTTGCCTTATCTTGGCAGTCTGACTGATTCTTTTTAAGTATCACTCTGCTTTAAGtgtgtttaatgtaaaaaaagagcACCAGTCGAGAAAAAAATACCTCTCTTTAAAATAGTATCTATTATGCATTTAGTGGCTGAAGCAACTTCTTTACTCCTGTCTGCGTCTTACCAAAAAACTTCCACAGGACTCCgtgtaaaatgaacaaaaaacaacTGCTGTTTATTCCAGGCTGTACAAgtgatgaaaacaaacaaaactaaaactttaAAACGCAAACACGATAAGAAAAAGTCCCAGAGCCGTCTCTCTTAAAGCTACAGTAcacctattttctgcatattaacaaaTGGTGTAAATGTAAACAATTTGGGTCTTATAAACAGTACAAAAGCACTTATGATAACTTATTACTGCGTAACtgcaatatacacatatatacatttcttatctagttaattaactatttatatacacacaaaatatgCAAATCGtagtcttaatgttttggctcctACAATCCTGACAAAAAGCAGAACTATAACTTATAACGTCATGTCCTAACAGCAAGCATCATGAGCATAGTGGCAGActagtgtttaatttttttctggcCTGACGATGCTACCCATACACACGATGCTACACTCGttaggagtccttgggcaagactcctaatgtCTTAATACTGTATAACATGATTTAAAGCTGCTCTAGATACCAGTGCTTGCCATAAATATGAAGATCAATGCACACAAAGTATTGCTGTCAATATTAAAGTGTTAATGTCTGCAGTTAATTAAAAAACTTTAACCCGTACATTTTTTGTAACACAAATTACAAAATTGACTAAGCCTGGTGACATGTTAGTTTCATTTAGTGATGATGCAGCCATGCTTACTGttaagttcagaaggtagattaccttttaataatggtgatatttattaatgttctctctcttactcatgtggtcatgcacacaaacacacaactgcTTCAACATTTCCTCTTTTCTaactgttgagtgtggaataaaCTAGTGTTTATTTGCTCCATTAAAACCCAGTAACTCAGctgattacaatatttttttccatacaAATGATAATACATTTACCTATGTCTTTGTTTATGTTGCAGTTCAGTGCTCTGAAGGTTCCCGAGCCAGTCGACACTCGGACCAGTGCCATCAATGCACAGGAAGCAGAGGCAGTAAGTAAAGTATACTTTCATATTTCTTTAAGCTTGTTGTACAGGATTAGTATTGTTTTTTAGATGTTAAAATTATTTGCATATGCAAAATTGCATATGAACTGTGTGCACACATGCACCCCATCCTTATGTTTCTTTTTCTCCTGCTTGTCCTTTTGTTTAGAACAAAAGTGCTCTTGCCTACATTGAGGCATCCAAGGCCCGCGTTGCAAGTTACGAGAAAGAGGTATGATGAAGgctgtttattgtttttcttacTTTTGTAACGCCAGAATCAATAAAGAAATATTGATTCTGGTGTGGGTTAAGTTTTAATGGTGAATGCTCCACATTCCCCATCTTAATGAGGAAAAATTGGAATTTAATGAAGTTTATATGAGAACCTTGCACCTGATCAAAAATCTGCATACATCAGATTGAACAATCTGGAGTTGAAACGCAGTCGTCTTTTTTGAAAACTGAAGGACTACTTACCTACATGGTGCAGAAATTGACCATGATGATGATTACATTAACATGGATAACAGTATAGTTGTGCATATTGACAACATATATGTCTAGGAAATTAAATGTCTACACTggaaacatttatttaacatttaatattggatTTTAAGGTGGCTACTGTGCTTTTCTGATAATCTAGGTCCTAGTCATTTttacaatgttctggaatatgGACTTAATCTGCAAGCAGTACTTGTTTGGTGCATGTTATATTGTCCTGTAATGACCACAAATACTTGTTCTCTTTTGTATTTAAGCTGGAGAAGTTCAATAACATGATCCCATTCGATCAGATGACTATCGAGGACCTGCACGCCACATTCCCAGAAACCAAGCTGGATAAGGTTAAATACCCGTACTGGCCACACAAGCCTATCGCTGACCTGTAATGTCCTTTAATAAACATGTACATTCTGTAACCACTATATCATGGCTTTATTTCTTTGGACTCTTCTAACTTTTTTATCTGGTTTCTCTTACTTTATGCTGATGTAGCCAGTTGCTAACAGTGGAGTTGCATACGCCAATAGGCTATGCCATTAAAACCACTTAAAGGTGAAGTGAATAGCATTTTTCCTAGAAACTATACTAGTTACAGTGGCACTTGTCACTGGGTGGGATCACATGTTGGACAATGAGGGAGCAGTATGTTCTTAATGTGTTGGAAGCAGGAAAAGTAGCAAAAAAAgtttccacctggatttaaccaaGGAAATGGTCTGGGGtttctgcagttggtcaggtctagattcagcaacagtatatgctgaaagaatgaggtcagctgactacctgaatatactgaatatagaccaggttattccatcaatggatttttttcttccctgatgacacggccatatttcaagatgacaatgtcaggattcatggtactggaattgtgaaagagtgattcagggagcatgagatcatcattttcacacatggattgttcaccgcagagtccagatcttaaccttatctttgggatgtgcaggatggagaaggctttgtgcagcagtcagactctaccatcaccaatgctgcaagatcttggttaaaagattaatgcaacactgtattgaaataaatcttgtaacattgcagaagcttaaagAAACAATGGCACAGTGTATACGTGTTGCAATCAAGGCTAAAGGCGGTTTAACGAAATGAatagtgtgactttttttttttggccaggcagtgtattatgaTTGAGGACAACTGGATCAGAAGATCTCCAAAACTGATTATGAtggtttttattataataatgtcTGTGAGAAATTTATTCATCCATCTGTTGATTCGTCCATTGTTTTGTCCACTAGATCCTAAATCGACTGGCACATGTCCAGGTATACCCCACATAATAGCAGTACATATTGTCATACCAGCTGTGCTTTGTTCCTGTAGTTTTTTTCTAATGCACCCAAAAGTATCCTTAATTACTATGTTGACCTTATATAAGTGCATTCTCATGGTTTTAACTAAAATTGAAATACCAACAGCAGTAGTTAAAATCTGTGTTTAAGTGGCTCTGGTTGGTCCAGTGGACGAAGATGCTGTCACTGCAGTCCAAAGAGCACTGGTTCATATTTATATTGTTGATTTTTGTTAGAAGAGCCCCCTAAATGTAGACTTaacagtaggtgtgtgtgtgtgaatgtgaatgtgatctATGATCATTAGAATTGTTGTATTCAACACAGTTAAACTGATGCATCTCTGTGTTTTAGGGGTGATTAG
Protein-coding sequences here:
- the LOC103037520 gene encoding ATP synthase subunit d, mitochondrial; protein product: MAGRRAALKAIDWLAFAERVPPNQKGMFNSLKTRSDGISAKLASLPETPAPIDWAYYRSVVAKAGMVDEFEKKFSALKVPEPVDTRTSAINAQEAEANKSALAYIEASKARVASYEKELEKFNNMIPFDQMTIEDLHATFPETKLDKVKYPYWPHKPIADL